Proteins encoded within one genomic window of Gimesia sp.:
- the pyrE gene encoding orotate phosphoribosyltransferase: MFDREKLIELFRERALKFGDFTLASGKKSTYYLDGKQVVLHSHGLRLVSAGLLEMLEDVEFDAIGGMSIGADPIVAGVLAVAAEQGRALNGFMVRKEPKGHGTNKYVEGPVQPGDKVVIVDDVITTAGSALLSVDRAEEFGCKVVQALGVVDRLQGGAANFEKRNIPFKALLSIRDFGIEPPAEDQ, from the coding sequence ATGTTTGATCGCGAAAAGCTGATCGAGTTGTTTCGGGAGCGGGCGTTAAAATTCGGCGATTTCACGCTGGCTTCAGGTAAGAAGAGCACCTATTACCTCGACGGAAAACAGGTGGTCCTGCATTCACACGGTCTGCGTCTGGTGAGTGCCGGCCTGCTGGAAATGCTGGAAGATGTCGAATTCGACGCGATCGGCGGCATGTCGATCGGTGCTGACCCGATTGTCGCGGGTGTGCTCGCGGTTGCTGCAGAGCAGGGCCGAGCGCTGAACGGGTTTATGGTCCGCAAAGAACCCAAGGGGCACGGCACCAATAAATATGTCGAAGGCCCCGTGCAGCCTGGCGACAAAGTGGTGATCGTGGATGACGTCATCACGACTGCCGGCAGTGCACTGCTGTCCGTCGACCGGGCCGAAGAGTTTGGTTGCAAGGTTGTGCAGGCCCTGGGAGTCGTCGATCGTCTGCAGGGGGGCGCAGCCAACTTTGAGAAGCGCAACATCCCCTTCAAAGCGCTGCTCTCGATTCGGGACTTCGGTATCGAGCCGCCTGCGGAAGATCAGTGA
- a CDS encoding glucose-6-phosphate isomerase has protein sequence MTNSIRYDDSAARKLIDEKWYEELQPALMAAREEMLKDIELLGSDAIPADKQPLDAGFQNLPQQLLDEYESQGSGSLLGRIEAKAQELREQSDRFVVLGIGGSYMGMRALFEALCHPLHNELTREQRGGVPRLYFEGNNVDNDSITALQELLKTSCQDPKDVLQRWSMTVISKSGGTLETALGFRLFRESLEEYYGADSEESRSLVVPITGLEGKLRNFSNHKGYPEVFPIPDNVGGRFSVFTSVGLFPAAVLGVDLKALLQGAADMTRLFNTQPMGDNPVLDYTATCHLFEREKNVSMRILSTWGKRLEALGLWYDQLLAESLGKEEKGATPLTVVNTRDLHSRGQQHQEGVRDKLITNVIVERPDSEPISVPVVPEEENQDQLNKLKGKTVPDVLSAAIEGTNQAYADVHRPTADLILPNLDAYTVGQTLQMLMLATVLEGRLININPYGQPGVEAYKKNMQDVLSR, from the coding sequence ATGACAAACTCCATTCGCTACGACGATTCCGCCGCCCGCAAGCTCATTGATGAGAAGTGGTATGAAGAACTGCAGCCGGCCCTGATGGCGGCCCGGGAAGAAATGTTGAAAGACATTGAACTGCTGGGCAGCGATGCGATCCCTGCGGACAAGCAGCCTCTGGATGCGGGTTTTCAGAACCTGCCTCAACAGTTGCTGGACGAATACGAGTCCCAGGGAAGCGGGAGCCTGCTGGGACGCATCGAAGCGAAAGCCCAGGAACTACGTGAGCAGTCGGACCGGTTTGTCGTGCTGGGGATCGGCGGTTCTTACATGGGGATGCGGGCGCTGTTCGAAGCGTTGTGCCATCCGCTGCACAATGAACTGACCCGCGAGCAGCGAGGAGGCGTGCCGCGCCTGTATTTTGAAGGGAACAATGTCGACAACGATTCGATTACGGCATTGCAGGAACTGTTGAAGACGAGTTGCCAGGATCCTAAGGATGTGCTGCAGCGGTGGAGTATGACCGTCATCAGTAAATCCGGGGGAACGCTGGAAACCGCCCTCGGCTTCCGCCTGTTCCGCGAATCACTGGAAGAGTATTACGGAGCCGATTCCGAAGAGAGCCGATCACTGGTGGTGCCGATCACCGGGCTGGAAGGAAAGCTGCGGAACTTCTCCAATCATAAAGGGTATCCGGAAGTCTTTCCGATTCCCGACAATGTGGGCGGCCGGTTTTCGGTCTTCACGTCGGTCGGTCTGTTCCCGGCTGCCGTGCTGGGCGTCGATCTGAAAGCATTGCTGCAGGGGGCCGCGGACATGACGCGCCTGTTCAACACACAGCCGATGGGGGACAACCCGGTGCTGGATTACACGGCGACCTGTCACCTGTTTGAGCGGGAGAAGAACGTATCGATGCGGATTCTTTCGACCTGGGGCAAGCGTCTGGAAGCGCTGGGGCTGTGGTACGATCAGCTGCTGGCGGAAAGTCTCGGTAAAGAAGAAAAGGGTGCGACGCCGCTGACCGTGGTCAACACTCGCGACCTGCACAGCCGGGGACAGCAGCACCAGGAAGGTGTGCGTGACAAGCTGATCACCAACGTGATTGTCGAACGTCCGGACAGCGAGCCAATCTCCGTGCCTGTCGTACCTGAAGAAGAAAATCAGGATCAGCTGAATAAGTTGAAAGGCAAAACGGTTCCCGACGTGCTCTCTGCGGCAATCGAAGGGACCAACCAGGCTTATGCCGACGTGCATCGTCCGACGGCGGATCTGATCCTGCCGAATCTGGATGCCTATACGGTCGGCCAGACCCTGCAGATGCTGATGCTGGCGACGGTGCTCGAAGGCCGGTTGATCAATATCAATCCCTACGGGCAGCCGGGTGTGGAAGCCTATAAGAAGAACATGCAGGACGTGTTGAGCCGCTAA
- a CDS encoding beta-hydroxyacyl-ACP dehydratase, whose protein sequence is MPPKLLYEGIDFDFENPIFGIEEIREINPQRFEMEQLTGIVHVDNEKHGIVGFKDVTEDEFWVRGHMPDFPLMPGVILCECSAQLAGFYARKFKLLGGDFLGFGGMNDVRFRSPVFPNQRLVIMAQLARIRAGKRAEFNFQGLVNNSMVFSGQMIGVPIDKNQEVPS, encoded by the coding sequence ATGCCTCCCAAATTGCTTTATGAAGGAATTGACTTCGATTTTGAAAACCCGATTTTTGGAATCGAAGAGATCAGAGAAATCAATCCTCAGCGATTTGAAATGGAGCAGCTGACGGGGATTGTCCATGTTGATAATGAAAAGCATGGCATCGTCGGCTTCAAGGATGTCACCGAAGACGAATTCTGGGTTCGTGGCCACATGCCCGACTTCCCCCTGATGCCCGGCGTCATCCTCTGTGAATGTTCCGCTCAACTGGCCGGCTTCTATGCCCGCAAGTTCAAATTACTGGGAGGAGACTTCCTCGGCTTCGGCGGCATGAACGACGTTCGCTTCCGCAGCCCCGTCTTCCCCAATCAGCGACTGGTGATTATGGCTCAGCTGGCCCGCATCCGCGCCGGCAAACGGGCGGAATTCAACTTCCAGGGACTCGTCAACAACAGTATGGTCTTCAGCGGACAGATGATTGGCGTCCCCATCGACAAGAATCAGGAAGTCCCCAGCTAA
- a CDS encoding HAD family hydrolase codes for MPQTLQEYADWLSNRDDLIWPTAPALETPKATPFLKPLKRISAITFSIYGTLLHITDGELLFDHQQQLRMQIALDKTIKEFNMWNSMSRKPGAPWEYMLSQYRSLLEDQQLGGKVAKGEKPEINSADLWKLLIERLQKNEYTFDESFYGNLDDFSLKVAYFFHSSLQGIAPMPDALESLCQLSQYGKKVALFADAQPFTLVQLLRALGTQGTLPPLSELFTQECFCFSYRKTVRKPSASLYETLLGRFDQLDIPPEEILHVGSRIPDDLAIARSFGMKTALFAGDSLSIHASKAEVRSPDTKPDRLITNLSQIAEILD; via the coding sequence ATGCCGCAGACTCTTCAAGAATACGCTGACTGGTTATCCAACCGGGATGATCTGATCTGGCCCACGGCTCCCGCGCTGGAAACGCCCAAGGCGACGCCCTTTCTCAAACCGCTGAAACGCATTTCCGCGATCACCTTCAGTATCTATGGCACCCTGCTGCACATCACCGACGGCGAACTTCTGTTCGACCATCAGCAGCAGCTCCGCATGCAGATCGCCCTCGATAAGACAATCAAAGAGTTCAATATGTGGAACAGCATGTCCCGCAAACCGGGGGCCCCCTGGGAATACATGCTCTCCCAATACCGCTCGCTGCTCGAAGACCAGCAACTCGGCGGAAAGGTCGCCAAAGGGGAAAAGCCGGAAATCAACTCCGCCGACCTCTGGAAACTGCTCATCGAACGCCTGCAGAAAAACGAATACACGTTCGATGAATCCTTTTACGGCAACCTCGACGACTTCAGCCTGAAAGTCGCCTACTTCTTCCACTCCAGCCTGCAGGGAATCGCTCCCATGCCCGACGCCCTGGAGTCACTCTGCCAGCTCAGTCAGTACGGTAAAAAAGTCGCTTTGTTTGCGGATGCTCAGCCGTTCACTCTGGTTCAGCTCCTGCGGGCATTAGGCACTCAGGGAACACTTCCGCCCCTGTCCGAGCTGTTCACACAGGAATGTTTCTGTTTCTCTTATCGCAAAACAGTCCGCAAACCCTCGGCCAGTCTGTACGAGACACTCTTGGGGCGCTTCGATCAACTGGACATTCCCCCCGAGGAAATTCTGCACGTCGGCTCCCGCATCCCCGATGATCTGGCGATCGCCCGGAGTTTCGGGATGAAAACCGCCCTGTTTGCCGGCGATTCTCTCAGCATTCACGCCAGTAAAGCAGAAGTCAGAAGCCCTGATACCAAACCTGACAGGTTGATCACTAATTTGAGCCAAATAGCGGAAATCCTCGATTAA
- a CDS encoding helix-turn-helix domain-containing protein: MKTIFTTGQVAKICKVAPRTVSKWFDSGRLRGYRIPGSQDRRIPREHLIRFLKEHGMPLGELEDEAMGKLLLVGADTQVRASLDDLMATEDFKIEYAVSGFEAGIQAESLHPDCVIVDFAMGRNEALMIAQNLRRNKDYTDSVLIALLSDEDNASGFDRTLFNETFRKPFDAALLAERIRTLVGRKKQIA, encoded by the coding sequence ATGAAAACGATCTTCACTACTGGCCAAGTAGCAAAGATCTGTAAGGTTGCACCCCGCACGGTTAGTAAGTGGTTCGACTCTGGACGCCTGAGAGGATACCGAATTCCCGGTTCTCAGGACCGCCGAATCCCACGTGAGCACCTTATTCGATTTCTTAAAGAACACGGCATGCCATTAGGCGAACTGGAAGACGAAGCGATGGGCAAACTGCTGCTCGTCGGTGCCGATACCCAGGTTCGAGCCAGCCTTGACGATCTGATGGCAACAGAAGACTTCAAAATTGAATACGCCGTGAGCGGTTTTGAAGCCGGTATCCAGGCAGAATCACTGCACCCCGACTGCGTAATCGTTGATTTCGCCATGGGTCGCAACGAAGCTCTGATGATCGCACAAAACCTGCGACGCAACAAAGACTACACCGACTCTGTTCTGATTGCCCTGCTGAGCGATGAAGACAACGCCAGCGGTTTCGACAGAACACTGTTTAACGAAACTTTCCGGAAACCATTTGACGCTGCATTGCTGGCCGAACGGATTCGGACCTTGGTTGGACGTAAAAAGCAGATCGCCTAA
- a CDS encoding glycosyltransferase family 39 protein, which translates to MNQSTTQAPLNAREKLKPAAWYALLACLAFLLVAARLDCARDLSLTGPGPGMTVDEPFNVGQGVFLVRAIRVYGLGIIAPESLREIFEHENYLPDHPPLGRLLIGIAHETVAGLAGEGERPFVVTYGRYASALCFACLVFVVGWFTSQRSGHFAGVVAAVALIALPRVFGHAHLAALETVTALFYVTAVLAVIRFWDTTEPPTTKRACLTGMLLGLALLTKIQAVLIPIPVIIWALWKWRLKAIKPLLCWGGVGVLVFFAGWPWLWFDPVGHLSEYLGRTTGRAAIYLDYFGTKYADRDVPWHYPWVMLLVTIPLGLLVLALIGGWKTGRRSEAEREQRSSGGVLLIGSLLWPLMLFSWPGITVYDGVRLFLMVFPMAAILIGVGAAQSCEWLQQRFSMRVARTAVGLLILTQAYAAFAFSPCWLSYYSLLTGGLQGANALGMEVTYWGDSITAEMLHDVVERVPENSYLQLAPILHPAYIQMLQETPEVKRKGIKLIPFDSERQGVSEYVLYFQRKPYLPEELQPRESAAWQTEIAVVRKQVPLARLVRLNPPR; encoded by the coding sequence ATGAATCAATCCACAACACAAGCGCCGCTGAATGCCCGCGAGAAACTGAAGCCCGCCGCCTGGTATGCGCTGCTGGCCTGCCTGGCCTTTCTGCTGGTGGCGGCCCGCCTGGACTGTGCCCGGGATCTGTCACTCACCGGACCGGGACCCGGGATGACGGTCGACGAACCGTTTAACGTGGGGCAGGGGGTGTTCCTGGTGCGTGCGATTCGCGTGTATGGGCTGGGTATCATTGCCCCGGAGAGCCTGCGGGAGATCTTTGAGCATGAGAACTATCTGCCCGATCATCCGCCGCTGGGGCGTCTGCTGATTGGCATCGCCCATGAAACAGTGGCAGGGTTAGCGGGAGAGGGAGAGCGACCGTTCGTCGTAACCTATGGTCGCTACGCGTCGGCACTCTGTTTCGCCTGCCTGGTGTTTGTGGTGGGCTGGTTTACCTCTCAACGGTCCGGTCATTTCGCGGGCGTAGTGGCTGCTGTCGCGTTGATTGCATTGCCCCGTGTGTTCGGACATGCGCATCTGGCGGCACTGGAGACGGTGACGGCACTCTTCTATGTGACCGCGGTGCTCGCGGTGATCCGGTTCTGGGATACTACGGAACCGCCGACCACGAAGCGGGCCTGCCTGACCGGTATGCTGCTCGGACTGGCGCTGCTGACCAAGATTCAGGCGGTACTGATTCCGATTCCCGTGATCATCTGGGCGCTGTGGAAGTGGCGTCTCAAGGCGATCAAGCCACTCCTCTGCTGGGGAGGCGTGGGAGTGCTCGTCTTCTTTGCGGGCTGGCCGTGGCTCTGGTTTGATCCGGTCGGGCATCTCAGTGAATATCTGGGACGAACCACGGGCCGGGCTGCCATCTATCTCGATTACTTTGGAACGAAATACGCCGACCGCGATGTTCCCTGGCATTATCCCTGGGTGATGTTGCTGGTGACGATCCCGCTCGGCCTGCTGGTACTGGCGTTGATTGGTGGCTGGAAGACGGGCCGCCGTTCAGAGGCAGAGCGTGAGCAGCGATCCAGCGGTGGCGTGCTGCTGATCGGTTCGCTGCTCTGGCCACTCATGCTGTTTTCCTGGCCGGGGATTACGGTCTACGACGGCGTGCGGTTATTTTTGATGGTCTTTCCCATGGCGGCGATTCTGATCGGCGTGGGGGCAGCACAGAGCTGTGAGTGGCTGCAGCAGCGATTTTCCATGCGAGTGGCGCGTACCGCGGTAGGACTGCTGATCCTGACGCAGGCGTATGCTGCATTCGCTTTCAGTCCCTGCTGGCTCAGTTATTACAGCCTGCTGACCGGGGGACTGCAGGGAGCGAACGCACTGGGGATGGAAGTCACGTACTGGGGCGATTCCATCACGGCGGAAATGCTGCACGATGTAGTCGAGCGGGTGCCCGAGAATTCGTATCTCCAGCTGGCACCGATTCTGCATCCGGCTTACATACAGATGTTGCAGGAGACGCCGGAAGTGAAACGGAAGGGGATCAAGCTGATCCCCTTCGATTCCGAACGTCAGGGCGTTTCTGAATACGTGTTGTACTTCCAGCGGAAGCCTTACCTGCCGGAAGAACTGCAGCCACGTGAGTCAGCTGCGTGGCAGACCGAGATTGCCGTCGTGCGGAAGCAGGTGCCTTTAGCACGACTGGTGCGACTCAATCCGCCCCGCTGA
- a CDS encoding SMP-30/gluconolactonase/LRE family protein, whose amino-acid sequence MVHWQHVLVLGIVISGLTGSRVSAETAAPSGDASIVSPDAKVETLWVDKGFTEGACVDVDGLIYFSDINFAGGKGKIMTFDPATGKTSVFSADSGQSNGLMIDQKGRLLAACGANNGKQCLARISKSGKPVCLVDKFEGKKFNAPNDLVIHPKGWVYFTDPRYVGFEPLELDHMSVFRYDPKKKTVHRATTDITKPNGVVVSPDGKTLYVAETNNGLSGLEKDPPKNPKKRMTLNAFPIKADGSLGKKKVLADFGSKETGIDGMTVDQKGNIYAAFRAESRYGIVVFSPEGKELAYIPTPELPTNCTFGIGKDASTLYITAGSGLYRIPCKIPGFHPSLPLDQ is encoded by the coding sequence ATGGTTCACTGGCAACACGTTCTTGTACTGGGAATCGTCATCTCCGGACTGACCGGCTCCCGAGTTTCTGCTGAAACCGCCGCCCCCAGCGGCGACGCGTCGATCGTCTCCCCGGATGCCAAAGTCGAAACCCTCTGGGTCGATAAAGGCTTCACCGAAGGGGCCTGCGTCGATGTTGACGGGCTGATCTACTTCAGCGATATCAATTTCGCCGGCGGTAAGGGCAAAATCATGACCTTCGATCCCGCAACCGGCAAGACCAGCGTCTTCAGTGCGGACAGCGGTCAGAGCAACGGGCTCATGATTGACCAGAAAGGACGACTGCTGGCAGCCTGTGGTGCCAATAACGGCAAACAGTGCCTGGCGCGGATTTCCAAATCAGGCAAACCCGTGTGCCTGGTCGACAAATTCGAAGGCAAGAAATTCAACGCACCGAACGACCTGGTAATCCACCCCAAAGGCTGGGTCTATTTCACCGATCCCCGCTACGTCGGATTCGAACCACTCGAACTCGATCACATGAGCGTCTTCCGTTATGACCCGAAAAAGAAAACCGTCCACCGGGCCACAACCGACATCACCAAACCGAACGGCGTCGTCGTCTCCCCCGATGGCAAAACCCTCTACGTCGCGGAAACCAACAACGGTCTCTCCGGACTGGAGAAAGATCCTCCGAAAAATCCGAAGAAACGGATGACCCTCAACGCCTTCCCGATCAAGGCCGACGGTTCACTGGGTAAGAAAAAAGTCCTGGCCGACTTCGGTTCGAAAGAGACCGGCATTGACGGCATGACTGTCGATCAGAAAGGAAATATCTACGCTGCCTTTCGCGCCGAGAGCCGGTATGGCATCGTGGTCTTCTCTCCTGAAGGCAAAGAACTGGCCTACATCCCCACGCCGGAACTGCCCACTAACTGCACGTTCGGCATCGGCAAGGATGCATCGACGCTCTACATCACCGCCGGCAGCGGTCTGTATCGCATCCCCTGTAAGATCCCGGGCTTCCACCCTTCACTGCCCCTGGATCAATAA
- a CDS encoding aquaporin has product MQKYYAEIFGTFILLFCGAGAIVTNQVSEGTVTHVGIALVFGLVVTAIIYAIGEISGAHINPAVTIAFWVGKRFPGNQVLPYIICQVIGALAACLLLKITFPGLTNYGMTLPAGTEIQSLILEAVLTWILMFVVLCVSTGAKETGILAGVAIGAVIALEAMFAGPICGASMNPARSLAPALVSGHLESLWLYLIGPTAGAVLAVPSLWLVRNNTHETETDTEFDAEIEPAEAS; this is encoded by the coding sequence ATGCAAAAATACTACGCGGAGATCTTCGGTACTTTTATTCTGCTGTTCTGCGGCGCCGGCGCCATTGTCACTAACCAGGTTTCCGAGGGAACCGTGACGCACGTCGGCATCGCCCTGGTCTTCGGCCTGGTTGTCACCGCGATTATTTACGCCATCGGCGAAATCTCCGGCGCACATATTAACCCCGCTGTGACGATTGCCTTCTGGGTCGGTAAACGCTTCCCGGGCAACCAGGTGCTCCCCTATATCATCTGCCAGGTCATCGGCGCCCTCGCCGCCTGCCTGCTGTTGAAAATCACGTTCCCGGGCCTGACCAACTACGGCATGACCCTGCCTGCAGGCACGGAGATCCAGTCGCTGATACTGGAAGCGGTCCTCACCTGGATTCTGATGTTCGTCGTCTTATGCGTGAGTACCGGCGCGAAAGAGACCGGCATCCTCGCCGGTGTCGCCATTGGCGCCGTGATCGCTTTGGAAGCAATGTTCGCCGGACCGATCTGCGGCGCCTCCATGAACCCGGCCCGCTCCCTGGCTCCGGCCCTGGTCAGCGGCCATCTGGAATCACTCTGGCTCTATCTCATCGGCCCGACCGCTGGTGCTGTCCTCGCGGTGCCTTCGCTCTGGCTGGTCCGCAACAATACACATGAGACCGAAACTGATACTGAATTTGATGCCGAAATCGAACCCGCGGAGGCATCCTGA
- a CDS encoding phytanoyl-CoA dioxygenase family protein produces MADSKEFKAVPLEEELSQLQRDLKFYPSTTADPQLLTVAQIEDFNRDGFLRGIRIFDDREVIANREYFDRLLEQVIAAGGNSYSISTAHMKYGTVYDLLTHPRIVAHVKDLLGENVIAWGSHFFCKMPHDGKAVSWHQDASYWPLSPSKAVTVWLAIDDADPENANMRFIAGSHHYGHMTYRPSGSHEDNVLNQTIDNPEQYGTPVDDTLNAGEISIHSDLLLHGSEANQSDRRRCGLTLRYCAADVRAGMDWNAKGVIVAGSDPSGHWLNPPRPEND; encoded by the coding sequence ATGGCTGACTCCAAAGAATTTAAGGCAGTCCCCCTCGAAGAAGAACTGTCCCAATTACAGCGCGATCTCAAGTTTTATCCTTCCACAACCGCTGATCCACAACTGCTGACGGTCGCACAGATCGAAGACTTCAACCGAGACGGCTTCCTCCGCGGCATTCGCATCTTTGACGATCGGGAAGTCATCGCCAACCGCGAATACTTTGATCGACTGCTGGAACAGGTCATCGCCGCGGGTGGTAACAGCTACTCGATCAGTACCGCCCACATGAAGTACGGCACAGTCTACGACCTGCTCACCCATCCCAGGATCGTCGCTCATGTGAAAGACCTGCTCGGCGAAAATGTGATTGCCTGGGGATCGCATTTCTTCTGCAAAATGCCCCATGACGGGAAGGCCGTCTCCTGGCATCAGGACGCCAGTTACTGGCCCCTGTCCCCCTCCAAGGCGGTCACGGTCTGGCTGGCCATCGATGACGCCGACCCGGAAAACGCCAACATGCGGTTCATCGCCGGCAGTCATCACTACGGACACATGACCTACCGCCCCAGCGGTTCCCATGAAGACAACGTACTCAATCAGACCATCGACAATCCCGAACAGTACGGCACTCCCGTTGACGATACTCTGAATGCCGGCGAGATTTCGATTCACTCCGACCTGCTCCTGCACGGTTCCGAAGCCAACCAGTCCGACCGCCGCCGCTGTGGACTCACTCTCCGCTACTGTGCCGCAGACGTCCGCGCCGGGATGGACTGGAATGCCAAAGGTGTGATTGTCGCCGGTTCCGATCCTTCCGGACACTGGCTCAATCCACCTCGACCGGAAAACGATTAA
- a CDS encoding MotA/TolQ/ExbB proton channel family protein — MIKLFHSPQDFSTPDLAVQSPSRRLVSLVMTLLVTLVLLPPFASAQERLPKVVEQQGDKLVEAADPDGPLPESVAAVKQRQVIPSTPEDIIEEMGYFLLPFVIASIISMWFIIERLVILRSGRVIPRHFVSRFLKLLRDGKLNARSALKLCEENPSPIASVFAHGVRKWGKPSVEVEQAIIDGGERQLSQLRKHLRVINGVATVAPLMGLLGTVIGMIQAFNEIANSSAMGKAEELAVGIAMALLTTAFGLGIAIPSLIMYMYLAGRVDGLVMEMDQNAQDLVHLISAEGLAASAASRKATTTTTTAKAKTDKAASKS, encoded by the coding sequence ATGATCAAACTCTTCCACAGTCCACAGGATTTCTCTACTCCCGATCTCGCGGTCCAGAGTCCCTCTCGACGACTGGTCAGTCTGGTCATGACACTCCTGGTGACGCTGGTCCTCTTACCCCCGTTCGCCTCCGCACAGGAGCGACTGCCCAAAGTCGTCGAACAGCAGGGCGACAAACTCGTGGAAGCAGCGGATCCCGACGGGCCCCTGCCCGAATCGGTGGCCGCCGTCAAACAACGGCAGGTGATCCCTTCCACGCCCGAAGACATCATCGAAGAGATGGGCTACTTCCTGCTCCCCTTCGTGATCGCTTCCATCATCTCCATGTGGTTCATCATCGAACGCCTGGTGATTCTCCGCTCCGGTCGCGTCATTCCCCGGCACTTCGTCAGCCGCTTTCTCAAGCTACTGCGGGACGGCAAACTCAACGCGCGTTCCGCCCTGAAACTGTGTGAGGAAAACCCGAGCCCGATCGCTTCAGTCTTCGCGCACGGCGTTCGGAAATGGGGCAAGCCCAGTGTCGAAGTCGAACAGGCCATTATCGATGGCGGCGAACGTCAGCTGTCACAACTTCGTAAACACCTCCGCGTGATCAACGGCGTCGCCACGGTCGCCCCCCTGATGGGTCTGCTGGGAACCGTGATCGGCATGATCCAGGCCTTCAACGAAATCGCCAACAGCAGCGCGATGGGTAAAGCGGAAGAACTGGCCGTCGGCATCGCCATGGCCCTGCTCACCACCGCCTTCGGTCTGGGCATCGCCATCCCCTCGCTGATCATGTACATGTACCTGGCCGGCCGCGTGGATGGACTCGTGATGGAAATGGACCAGAACGCCCAGGATCTCGTGCACCTGATCTCCGCCGAGGGGCTCGCCGCCAGTGCCGCCAGCCGCAAAGCGACCACAACCACCACGACGGCCAAAGCCAAAACGGATAAAGCAGCCAGTAAGTCGTAA